Proteins found in one Venturia canescens isolate UGA chromosome 8, ASM1945775v1, whole genome shotgun sequence genomic segment:
- the LOC122414632 gene encoding ankyrin repeat and MYND domain-containing protein 2, giving the protein MQIETEKNNMAPAADNMTDLQKDIFAKINNNEAAELKVLLAANRSKVDFVDENGMSPLQHASYKGNKEIVQMLLDQGADVNVCHHENGYTALHFAALGGNAEICYLLMSHGAKLTTNSIGRTPAQMAAFVGNHKCVATINNYIPKADIDYYIKPQGLQTEPMLPPHLADSFHKFTMQVNVHPVRVLMNLQKCPGLLENASKIQKVLEAMRNREMQRGTDMNEIMAFKYHYLSCIIGHVIKCQKHQEAMKAEKNETEKTTEDGDEKKSMDPVELMVRRVLKCNKSVKRQPEYQEALVREAVRDFPFIKSAIFRQMVATLASSDPPSAVSVVSAAINGQRGFVDNSQVCVTCGEDKATKKCSKCKAVQYCDRECQRLHWFLHKKACDRLRQSTGSAAKITEADRAEISNAVASGIQNLAVK; this is encoded by the exons atgcaGATCGAGACAGAGAAAAACAACATGGCGCCAGCAGCGGACAACATGACGGACTTGCAGAAAGATATTTTTGcgaaaataaacaataatgagGCGGCTGaactaaaagttttgttggcTGCAAACCGGTCGAAAGTTGATTTTGTTGATGAGAATGGAATGAGTCCTCTTCAGCACGCATCTTACaaaggaaataaagaaattgtGCAGATGCTTCTTGACCAG GGTGCCGATGTAAACGTTTGCCACCATGAAAATGGTTACACAGCACTTCACTTTGCCGCTCTAGGTGGCAATGCAGAAATATGTTATCTCCTTATGTCCCACGGAGCCAAACTCACCACCAATAGCATCGGTCGCACACCAGCACAAATGGCTGCCTTTGTCGGCAACCACAAATGCGTCGCTACCATCAACAATTACATTCCCAAAGCGGATATTGATTATTACATCAAGCCGCAAGGCTTGCAGACCGAGCCGATGCTTCCTCCTCACCTGGCCGATTCTTTCCACAAATTCACCATGCAGGTCAACGTCCATCCGGTCAGGGTTCTTATGAATCTTCAAAAGTGTCCCGGACTCTTGGAAAATGCCAGCAAG atccaaaaagtacTGGAAGCAATGAGGAATCGGGAGATGCAACGAGGCACCGATATGAATGAAATAATGGCTTTCAAGTATCATTACTTGAGTTGTATTATCGGACACGTGataaagtgtcaaaagcatCAAGAAGCGATGAAAGCAGAAAAGAACGAAACAGAAAAGACGACGGAGGATGGAGACGAGAAGAAAAGCATGGATCCGGTGGAGCTAATGGTGCGTAGGGTTTTAAAGTGCAATAAAAGTGTTAAGCGTCAGCCGGAATATCAGGAAGCTCTGGTGCGAGAAGCGGTTCGAGATTTTCCGTTCATCAAGAGCGCGATATTTCGTCAAATGGTAGCAACATTAGCGAGCAGCGATCCACCATCAGCAGTGTCGGTCGTCTCGGCGGCGATAAACGGGCAGCGTGGTTTCGTCGACAACTCACAAGTCTGCGTTACCTGCGGCGAGGACaaagcaacaaaaaaatgcagCAAGTGCAAAGCCGTCCAGTACTGCGATCGCGAGTGCCAAAGACTCCATTGgtttttgcataaaaaagcTTGCGACAGACTTCGACAGAGCACAGGGTCGGCCGCGAAGATAACGGAGGCGGACAGAGCGGAAATAAGCAATGCTGTTGCCTCGGGAATTCAAAATTTAGCAGTCAAATAA
- the DAT gene encoding sodium-dependent dopamine transporter isoform X1 has protein sequence MTSMVVKTSNSVDGDGDRRETWSGKVDFLLSVIGFAVDLANVWRFPYLCYKNGGGAFLVPYCIMLVVGGIPLFYMELALGQFNRKGAITCWGRLVPLLKGIGYAVVLIAFYVDFYYNVIIAWALRYFFASFTNMLPWTTCGNSWNTPLCREFDVNISYVDSSSWSMDEMPSNRNRSQSVLEAIGLKNVVEVDNSTRYTSAAQEYFTRSILELHRSSGLHDLGAIKWDIAMCLLVVYLICYFSLWKGISTSGKVVWFTALFPYAVLLILLVRGVTLPGSAQGIKYYLSPNFSAISKAEVWVDAATQVFFSLGPGFGVLLAYASYNKYHNNVYKDALLTSVINSATSFVAGFVIFSVLGYMAHASGRSIEDVATEGPGLVFIVYPAAIATMPGSIFWALIFFMMLLTLGLDSSFGGSEAIITALSDEFPLIGNHREIFVACLFTLYFVVGLASCSQGGFYFFHLLDRYAAGYSMLFAVLAEAIAVSWIYGADRFCADIKDMIGFSPGLYWRVCWKFVAPIFIMFIIVYGLMGYQPLTYEDYVYPFWANVLGWMIASSSIAMIPGIAIYKIIVTPGNFFQRMKILTTPWRDTVQGTTRTNISSVANGAVRKSFIDEGTEFMDPNDPQAEMMKEQTEVMLQSGEDCDPPPEPV, from the exons ATGACATCGATGGTAGTGAAGACGTCGAACAGCGTAGACGGGGACGGTGATCGTCGCGAGACTTGGTCAGGAAAAGTCGATTTCCTTCTTTCCGTCATCGGTTTTGCAGTCGATCTTGCAAACGTTTGGAGATTTCCGTATCTTTGTTATAAGAATGGGGGCG GTGCGTTTCTCGTTCCCTACTGCATCATGCTCGTCGTCGGTGGAATTCCCTTGTTTTACATGGAGCTTGCTCTTGGACAGTTCAATCGAAAGGGAGCTATTACCTGCTGGGGACGTTTGGTTCCGCTCCTTAAAG GGATAGGATACGCAGTTGTTTTGATAGCGTTTTACGTCGACTTTTACTACAACGTGATAATAGCGTGGGCGCTGCGTTATTTTTTCGCATCCTTTACGAACATGTTACCTTGGACGACCTGTGGAAACTCATGGAACACGCCGCTCTGTCGGGAATTTGACGTGAATATTTCTTACGTCGATTCGAGCAGTTGGTCGATGGACGAGATGCCCTCGAACCGTAACCGTAGCCAGAGCGTTTTGGAGGCAATCGGTTTGAAGAACGTCGTTGAAGTTGACAACAGCACGAGATACACGAGCGCTGCTCAAGAATATTTCAC CCGGTCCATTTTAGAGCTCCATCGAAGCTCCGGCCTTCACGACCTTGGTGCCATCAAATGGGACATTGCGATGTGTCTTCTCGTCGTCTATCTCATCTGCTATTTTTCACTGTGGAAAGGGATATCAACATCGGGCAAAGTCGTATGGTTTACAGCACTCTTTCCCTACGCCGTTCTACTCATTCTGCTCGTTCGGGGTGTCACTCTGCCTGGAAGTGCTCAGGGCATTAAGTACTACCTGAGCCCGAATTTCTCTGCGATTTCAAAGGCCGAG gtTTGGGTCGATGCTGCGACTCAAGTATTTTTCTCATTGGGACCAGGTTTCGGAGTTTTGCTTGCGTACGCGAGCTACAACAAATACCACAACAACGTTTACAA GGACGCTTTATTAACGAGCGTGATAAACAGCGCGACTTCGTTCGTCGccggatttgtaatattctCGGTGCTCGGATACATGGCTCACGCGAGTGGACGATCGATCGAGGACGTTGCGACCGAAGGACCAGGCCTCGTTTTCATAGTCTATCCGGCAGCTATTGCAACCATGCCAGGATCCATTTTTTgggcactcatttttttcatgatgctACTGACTCTTGGTCTCGACAGTTCG TTCGGAGGATCCGAAGCCATAATCACAGCACTCAGCGATGAATTCCCTctgattggtaatcaccgggAAATTTTCGTGGCTTGTCTCTTCACTCTCTACTTCGTTGTTGGTTTGGCTTCGTGTTCCCAA GGcggtttttatttcttccacCTGTTGGATCGTTACGCAGCTGGTTATTCGATGCTCTTCGCTGTGCTTGCTGAAGCGATTGCAGTCAGTTGGATCTACGGAGCCGATAGATTTTGCGCTGACATTAAAGACATGATTGGCTTCTCACCTGGCTTATATTGGCGTGTCTGTTGGAAATTTGTGGCGCCAATATTCATCATG TTCATTATTGTTTACGGATTAATGGGATATCAGCCGCTGACATACGAGGATTACGTTTATCCGTTTTGGGCGAACGTTCTCGGCTGGATGATCGCGTCCTCGTCAATCGCGATGATCCCTGGAATTgcgatttacaaaataatcGTAACGCCCGGCaactttttccaa AGGATGAAAATTCTGACAACCCCTTGGAGAGACACCGTCCAAGGAACGACGAGAACGAACATCAGCTCGGTGGCGAATGGAGCAGTGCGAAAGAGTTTTATCGACGAGGGAACCGAATTCATGGACCCGAATGATCCTCAAGCCGAAATGATGAAAGAACAGACCGAAGTTATGCTCCAATCGGGAGAAGATTGTGATCCACCCCCGGAACCGGTCTAG
- the DAT gene encoding sodium-dependent dopamine transporter isoform X4: MLVVGGIPLFYMELALGQFNRKGAITCWGRLVPLLKGIGYAVVLIAFYVDFYYNVIIAWALRYFFASFTNMLPWTTCGNSWNTPLCREFDVNISYVDSSSWSMDEMPSNRNRSQSVLEAIGLKNVVEVDNSTRYTSAAQEYFTRSILELHRSSGLHDLGAIKWDIAMCLLVVYLICYFSLWKGISTSGKVVWFTALFPYAVLLILLVRGVTLPGSAQGIKYYLSPNFSAISKAEVWVDAATQVFFSLGPGFGVLLAYASYNKYHNNVYKDALLTSVINSATSFVAGFVIFSVLGYMAHASGRSIEDVATEGPGLVFIVYPAAIATMPGSIFWALIFFMMLLTLGLDSSFGGSEAIITALSDEFPLIGNHREIFVACLFTLYFVVGLASCSQGGFYFFHLLDRYAAGYSMLFAVLAEAIAVSWIYGADRFCADIKDMIGFSPGLYWRVCWKFVAPIFIMFIIVYGLMGYQPLTYEDYVYPFWANVLGWMIASSSIAMIPGIAIYKIIVTPGNFFQRMKILTTPWRDTVQGTTRTNISSVANGAVRKSFIDEGTEFMDPNDPQAEMMKEQTEVMLQSGEDCDPPPEPV; this comes from the exons ATGCTCGTCGTCGGTGGAATTCCCTTGTTTTACATGGAGCTTGCTCTTGGACAGTTCAATCGAAAGGGAGCTATTACCTGCTGGGGACGTTTGGTTCCGCTCCTTAAAG GGATAGGATACGCAGTTGTTTTGATAGCGTTTTACGTCGACTTTTACTACAACGTGATAATAGCGTGGGCGCTGCGTTATTTTTTCGCATCCTTTACGAACATGTTACCTTGGACGACCTGTGGAAACTCATGGAACACGCCGCTCTGTCGGGAATTTGACGTGAATATTTCTTACGTCGATTCGAGCAGTTGGTCGATGGACGAGATGCCCTCGAACCGTAACCGTAGCCAGAGCGTTTTGGAGGCAATCGGTTTGAAGAACGTCGTTGAAGTTGACAACAGCACGAGATACACGAGCGCTGCTCAAGAATATTTCAC CCGGTCCATTTTAGAGCTCCATCGAAGCTCCGGCCTTCACGACCTTGGTGCCATCAAATGGGACATTGCGATGTGTCTTCTCGTCGTCTATCTCATCTGCTATTTTTCACTGTGGAAAGGGATATCAACATCGGGCAAAGTCGTATGGTTTACAGCACTCTTTCCCTACGCCGTTCTACTCATTCTGCTCGTTCGGGGTGTCACTCTGCCTGGAAGTGCTCAGGGCATTAAGTACTACCTGAGCCCGAATTTCTCTGCGATTTCAAAGGCCGAG gtTTGGGTCGATGCTGCGACTCAAGTATTTTTCTCATTGGGACCAGGTTTCGGAGTTTTGCTTGCGTACGCGAGCTACAACAAATACCACAACAACGTTTACAA GGACGCTTTATTAACGAGCGTGATAAACAGCGCGACTTCGTTCGTCGccggatttgtaatattctCGGTGCTCGGATACATGGCTCACGCGAGTGGACGATCGATCGAGGACGTTGCGACCGAAGGACCAGGCCTCGTTTTCATAGTCTATCCGGCAGCTATTGCAACCATGCCAGGATCCATTTTTTgggcactcatttttttcatgatgctACTGACTCTTGGTCTCGACAGTTCG TTCGGAGGATCCGAAGCCATAATCACAGCACTCAGCGATGAATTCCCTctgattggtaatcaccgggAAATTTTCGTGGCTTGTCTCTTCACTCTCTACTTCGTTGTTGGTTTGGCTTCGTGTTCCCAA GGcggtttttatttcttccacCTGTTGGATCGTTACGCAGCTGGTTATTCGATGCTCTTCGCTGTGCTTGCTGAAGCGATTGCAGTCAGTTGGATCTACGGAGCCGATAGATTTTGCGCTGACATTAAAGACATGATTGGCTTCTCACCTGGCTTATATTGGCGTGTCTGTTGGAAATTTGTGGCGCCAATATTCATCATG TTCATTATTGTTTACGGATTAATGGGATATCAGCCGCTGACATACGAGGATTACGTTTATCCGTTTTGGGCGAACGTTCTCGGCTGGATGATCGCGTCCTCGTCAATCGCGATGATCCCTGGAATTgcgatttacaaaataatcGTAACGCCCGGCaactttttccaa AGGATGAAAATTCTGACAACCCCTTGGAGAGACACCGTCCAAGGAACGACGAGAACGAACATCAGCTCGGTGGCGAATGGAGCAGTGCGAAAGAGTTTTATCGACGAGGGAACCGAATTCATGGACCCGAATGATCCTCAAGCCGAAATGATGAAAGAACAGACCGAAGTTATGCTCCAATCGGGAGAAGATTGTGATCCACCCCCGGAACCGGTCTAG
- the DAT gene encoding sodium-dependent dopamine transporter isoform X2 — protein sequence MVYWDIGKFAYRNIGKQVWCESSISCSGAFLVPYCIMLVVGGIPLFYMELALGQFNRKGAITCWGRLVPLLKGIGYAVVLIAFYVDFYYNVIIAWALRYFFASFTNMLPWTTCGNSWNTPLCREFDVNISYVDSSSWSMDEMPSNRNRSQSVLEAIGLKNVVEVDNSTRYTSAAQEYFTRSILELHRSSGLHDLGAIKWDIAMCLLVVYLICYFSLWKGISTSGKVVWFTALFPYAVLLILLVRGVTLPGSAQGIKYYLSPNFSAISKAEVWVDAATQVFFSLGPGFGVLLAYASYNKYHNNVYKDALLTSVINSATSFVAGFVIFSVLGYMAHASGRSIEDVATEGPGLVFIVYPAAIATMPGSIFWALIFFMMLLTLGLDSSFGGSEAIITALSDEFPLIGNHREIFVACLFTLYFVVGLASCSQGGFYFFHLLDRYAAGYSMLFAVLAEAIAVSWIYGADRFCADIKDMIGFSPGLYWRVCWKFVAPIFIMFIIVYGLMGYQPLTYEDYVYPFWANVLGWMIASSSIAMIPGIAIYKIIVTPGNFFQRMKILTTPWRDTVQGTTRTNISSVANGAVRKSFIDEGTEFMDPNDPQAEMMKEQTEVMLQSGEDCDPPPEPV from the exons ATGGTTTACTGGGATATTGGCAAATTTGCCTATCGGAACATCGGGAAACAAGTGTGGTGCGAAAGCTCTATTTCGTGTTCAG GTGCGTTTCTCGTTCCCTACTGCATCATGCTCGTCGTCGGTGGAATTCCCTTGTTTTACATGGAGCTTGCTCTTGGACAGTTCAATCGAAAGGGAGCTATTACCTGCTGGGGACGTTTGGTTCCGCTCCTTAAAG GGATAGGATACGCAGTTGTTTTGATAGCGTTTTACGTCGACTTTTACTACAACGTGATAATAGCGTGGGCGCTGCGTTATTTTTTCGCATCCTTTACGAACATGTTACCTTGGACGACCTGTGGAAACTCATGGAACACGCCGCTCTGTCGGGAATTTGACGTGAATATTTCTTACGTCGATTCGAGCAGTTGGTCGATGGACGAGATGCCCTCGAACCGTAACCGTAGCCAGAGCGTTTTGGAGGCAATCGGTTTGAAGAACGTCGTTGAAGTTGACAACAGCACGAGATACACGAGCGCTGCTCAAGAATATTTCAC CCGGTCCATTTTAGAGCTCCATCGAAGCTCCGGCCTTCACGACCTTGGTGCCATCAAATGGGACATTGCGATGTGTCTTCTCGTCGTCTATCTCATCTGCTATTTTTCACTGTGGAAAGGGATATCAACATCGGGCAAAGTCGTATGGTTTACAGCACTCTTTCCCTACGCCGTTCTACTCATTCTGCTCGTTCGGGGTGTCACTCTGCCTGGAAGTGCTCAGGGCATTAAGTACTACCTGAGCCCGAATTTCTCTGCGATTTCAAAGGCCGAG gtTTGGGTCGATGCTGCGACTCAAGTATTTTTCTCATTGGGACCAGGTTTCGGAGTTTTGCTTGCGTACGCGAGCTACAACAAATACCACAACAACGTTTACAA GGACGCTTTATTAACGAGCGTGATAAACAGCGCGACTTCGTTCGTCGccggatttgtaatattctCGGTGCTCGGATACATGGCTCACGCGAGTGGACGATCGATCGAGGACGTTGCGACCGAAGGACCAGGCCTCGTTTTCATAGTCTATCCGGCAGCTATTGCAACCATGCCAGGATCCATTTTTTgggcactcatttttttcatgatgctACTGACTCTTGGTCTCGACAGTTCG TTCGGAGGATCCGAAGCCATAATCACAGCACTCAGCGATGAATTCCCTctgattggtaatcaccgggAAATTTTCGTGGCTTGTCTCTTCACTCTCTACTTCGTTGTTGGTTTGGCTTCGTGTTCCCAA GGcggtttttatttcttccacCTGTTGGATCGTTACGCAGCTGGTTATTCGATGCTCTTCGCTGTGCTTGCTGAAGCGATTGCAGTCAGTTGGATCTACGGAGCCGATAGATTTTGCGCTGACATTAAAGACATGATTGGCTTCTCACCTGGCTTATATTGGCGTGTCTGTTGGAAATTTGTGGCGCCAATATTCATCATG TTCATTATTGTTTACGGATTAATGGGATATCAGCCGCTGACATACGAGGATTACGTTTATCCGTTTTGGGCGAACGTTCTCGGCTGGATGATCGCGTCCTCGTCAATCGCGATGATCCCTGGAATTgcgatttacaaaataatcGTAACGCCCGGCaactttttccaa AGGATGAAAATTCTGACAACCCCTTGGAGAGACACCGTCCAAGGAACGACGAGAACGAACATCAGCTCGGTGGCGAATGGAGCAGTGCGAAAGAGTTTTATCGACGAGGGAACCGAATTCATGGACCCGAATGATCCTCAAGCCGAAATGATGAAAGAACAGACCGAAGTTATGCTCCAATCGGGAGAAGATTGTGATCCACCCCCGGAACCGGTCTAG
- the DAT gene encoding sodium-dependent dopamine transporter isoform X3, whose product METQRNSRRSGAFLVPYCIMLVVGGIPLFYMELALGQFNRKGAITCWGRLVPLLKGIGYAVVLIAFYVDFYYNVIIAWALRYFFASFTNMLPWTTCGNSWNTPLCREFDVNISYVDSSSWSMDEMPSNRNRSQSVLEAIGLKNVVEVDNSTRYTSAAQEYFTRSILELHRSSGLHDLGAIKWDIAMCLLVVYLICYFSLWKGISTSGKVVWFTALFPYAVLLILLVRGVTLPGSAQGIKYYLSPNFSAISKAEVWVDAATQVFFSLGPGFGVLLAYASYNKYHNNVYKDALLTSVINSATSFVAGFVIFSVLGYMAHASGRSIEDVATEGPGLVFIVYPAAIATMPGSIFWALIFFMMLLTLGLDSSFGGSEAIITALSDEFPLIGNHREIFVACLFTLYFVVGLASCSQGGFYFFHLLDRYAAGYSMLFAVLAEAIAVSWIYGADRFCADIKDMIGFSPGLYWRVCWKFVAPIFIMFIIVYGLMGYQPLTYEDYVYPFWANVLGWMIASSSIAMIPGIAIYKIIVTPGNFFQRMKILTTPWRDTVQGTTRTNISSVANGAVRKSFIDEGTEFMDPNDPQAEMMKEQTEVMLQSGEDCDPPPEPV is encoded by the exons ATGGAAACTCAACGTAACAGCCGACGATCTG GTGCGTTTCTCGTTCCCTACTGCATCATGCTCGTCGTCGGTGGAATTCCCTTGTTTTACATGGAGCTTGCTCTTGGACAGTTCAATCGAAAGGGAGCTATTACCTGCTGGGGACGTTTGGTTCCGCTCCTTAAAG GGATAGGATACGCAGTTGTTTTGATAGCGTTTTACGTCGACTTTTACTACAACGTGATAATAGCGTGGGCGCTGCGTTATTTTTTCGCATCCTTTACGAACATGTTACCTTGGACGACCTGTGGAAACTCATGGAACACGCCGCTCTGTCGGGAATTTGACGTGAATATTTCTTACGTCGATTCGAGCAGTTGGTCGATGGACGAGATGCCCTCGAACCGTAACCGTAGCCAGAGCGTTTTGGAGGCAATCGGTTTGAAGAACGTCGTTGAAGTTGACAACAGCACGAGATACACGAGCGCTGCTCAAGAATATTTCAC CCGGTCCATTTTAGAGCTCCATCGAAGCTCCGGCCTTCACGACCTTGGTGCCATCAAATGGGACATTGCGATGTGTCTTCTCGTCGTCTATCTCATCTGCTATTTTTCACTGTGGAAAGGGATATCAACATCGGGCAAAGTCGTATGGTTTACAGCACTCTTTCCCTACGCCGTTCTACTCATTCTGCTCGTTCGGGGTGTCACTCTGCCTGGAAGTGCTCAGGGCATTAAGTACTACCTGAGCCCGAATTTCTCTGCGATTTCAAAGGCCGAG gtTTGGGTCGATGCTGCGACTCAAGTATTTTTCTCATTGGGACCAGGTTTCGGAGTTTTGCTTGCGTACGCGAGCTACAACAAATACCACAACAACGTTTACAA GGACGCTTTATTAACGAGCGTGATAAACAGCGCGACTTCGTTCGTCGccggatttgtaatattctCGGTGCTCGGATACATGGCTCACGCGAGTGGACGATCGATCGAGGACGTTGCGACCGAAGGACCAGGCCTCGTTTTCATAGTCTATCCGGCAGCTATTGCAACCATGCCAGGATCCATTTTTTgggcactcatttttttcatgatgctACTGACTCTTGGTCTCGACAGTTCG TTCGGAGGATCCGAAGCCATAATCACAGCACTCAGCGATGAATTCCCTctgattggtaatcaccgggAAATTTTCGTGGCTTGTCTCTTCACTCTCTACTTCGTTGTTGGTTTGGCTTCGTGTTCCCAA GGcggtttttatttcttccacCTGTTGGATCGTTACGCAGCTGGTTATTCGATGCTCTTCGCTGTGCTTGCTGAAGCGATTGCAGTCAGTTGGATCTACGGAGCCGATAGATTTTGCGCTGACATTAAAGACATGATTGGCTTCTCACCTGGCTTATATTGGCGTGTCTGTTGGAAATTTGTGGCGCCAATATTCATCATG TTCATTATTGTTTACGGATTAATGGGATATCAGCCGCTGACATACGAGGATTACGTTTATCCGTTTTGGGCGAACGTTCTCGGCTGGATGATCGCGTCCTCGTCAATCGCGATGATCCCTGGAATTgcgatttacaaaataatcGTAACGCCCGGCaactttttccaa AGGATGAAAATTCTGACAACCCCTTGGAGAGACACCGTCCAAGGAACGACGAGAACGAACATCAGCTCGGTGGCGAATGGAGCAGTGCGAAAGAGTTTTATCGACGAGGGAACCGAATTCATGGACCCGAATGATCCTCAAGCCGAAATGATGAAAGAACAGACCGAAGTTATGCTCCAATCGGGAGAAGATTGTGATCCACCCCCGGAACCGGTCTAG